Proteins encoded in a region of the Trichosurus vulpecula isolate mTriVul1 chromosome 9, mTriVul1.pri, whole genome shotgun sequence genome:
- the KREMEN2 gene encoding kremen protein 2, translated as MGPLDLWSLLLLLLLPPTLPLPLGGGLQSPAPSECYQVNGADYRGHQNRTGPRGSGRPCLFWDQTQQHSYSSSKDPQGRWGLGAHNFCRNPDGDVQPWCYVAETEEGIYWRYCDIPTCHMPGYLGCFVDSGAPPALSGPSGTSTKLTVQVCLRFCRMKGYQLAGVEAGYACFCGSEGDLARGRPAPATDCDQICFGHPGQLCGGDGRLGIYEVSVGSCQGNWTAPQGVIYSPDFPDEYGPDRNCSWILDPPGSALELTFRLFELADSRDRLELREAGSGRLLRDFDGSRPPPPGPLHVPTAALLLTFHSDPRGHAQGFALTYRGILDPLENMGSPQSLAQTLPVPMDGTDCSPGPGVPDPGIRAGVFYALMVVSVSLLILFSFYRVLRKRSCMLAPGKGLMGRLLVLGPVRGAGRSWVVWYRRPRGVAVPSPTGDPTPEGPALAYRPLSASSQSSLRSLISAL; from the exons ATGGGACCTCTGGATCTCTGGAGCCTACTGCTGTTGTTGCTGCTACCCCCTACCTTGCCCCTGCCCCTGGGGGGGGGTCTGCAGAGCCCAG CGCCGTCGGAGTGCTACCAGGTGAATGGGGCGGACTACCGAGGCCACCAGAACCGGACGGGGCCCAGAGGCAGTGGTCGGCCCTGCCTTTTCTGGGACCAGACGCAGCAGCATAGCTACAGCAGCAGCAAGGACCCCCAGGGCCGCTGGGGACTGGGCGCGCACAACTTCTGCCG GAATCCCGACGGAGACGTCCAGCCCTGGTGCTATGTAGCAGAGACCGAGGAGGGGATCTACTGGCGGTACTGCGACATTCCCACATGCCACA TGCCGGGCTACTTGGGCTGTTTTGTGGATTCCGGGGCTCCCCCAGCTTTGAGTGGCCCCAGTGGCACCTCCACCAAGCTCACAGTACAGGTCTGCCTGCGCTTCTGTCGCATGAAGGGATACCAG CTAGCTGGGGTGGAGGCCGGCTATGCTTGTTTCTGCGGCTCGGAAGGGGACCTGGCCCGGGGACGCCCAGCCCCGGCCACAGATTGTGACCAGATCTGCTTCGGCCACCCGGGACAGCTGTGCGGTGGAGACGGGAGGCTGGGCATCTATGAAG TGTCGGTGGGCTCCTGCCAAGGGAATTGGACCGCCCCCCAGGGTGTCATCTACTCCCCGGATTTCCCAGATGAGTATGGCCCGGATCGCAACTGCAGCTGGATTCTGGACCCGCCAGGGTCCGCCCTGGAACTCACCTTCCGCCTCTTTGAGCTGGCTGACTCCAGAGACAGGCTGGAGCTTCGGGAGGCTGGCTCCGGCCGGCTACTGCGGGATTTCGATGGGTCAAGGCCCCCACCCCCTGGGCCCCTGCACGTTCCCACAGCTGCCCTCCTGCTCACCTTCCACAGTGACCCCCGAGGCCATGCCCAGGGTTTTGCCCTCACCTACCGAG GGATTTTGGATCCTCTGGAGAACATGGGATCCCCTCAAAGCTTGGCCCAGACCTTGCCAGTCCCCATGGATGGAACTGACTGCAGCCCTGGGCCTGGGGTTCCAGACCCTGGAATTAGGG CTGGGGTCTTCTACGCCTTGATGGTGGTGTCTGTATCgctcctcatcctcttctccttctaccgTGTGCTTCGGAAACG gAGCTGTATGCTGGCACCAGGGAAGGGGCTGATGGGGCGACTACTGGTGCTGGGCCCTGTCAGGGGAGCTGGGAGAAGCTGGGTCGTCTGGTATCGCAGGCCCCGTGGGGTAGCTGTCCCCAGTCCCACTGGAGACCCCACACCTGAGGGTCCAGCCCTGGCCTACCGGCCCCTCAGTGCCTCCAGCCAGAGCTCCCTACGATCCCTCATCTCAGCGCTCTGA